The following coding sequences lie in one Nakaseomyces glabratus chromosome K, complete sequence genomic window:
- the IAH1 gene encoding isoamyl acetate-hydrolyzing esterase (CAGL0K10296g~Ortholog(s) have hydrolase activity, acting on ester bonds activity) → MLQVKKLLLFGDSITQFSCGRCESVEEAGRIDGFSLGSGLGAVYNRKLDVVTRGFSGYNTRWCLPVLDAVLDAELQGQNEVALSVIFFGSNDSVSDGPQRVPLEEYCQNIVKMVGKMKAAKIKTVLVTPARVDKQQWSHHFAEDAKVGYVRSDALYKEYRDQLLKIGEQEGIPVVDLYTEFGKHDVSSLLTDGIHFSSEGYRVFFLALMKTIRENLPELAPENLPWHLPYWRDVTEDPTSVIAALNKY, encoded by the coding sequence ATGTTACAAGTCAAAAAGTTGCTATTGTTCGGGGACTCGATTACGCAGTTCAGTTGTGGGCGTTGCGAGAGCGTGGAGGAAGCTGGTAGGATCGATGGTTTTAGTCTTGGGTCTGGCTTAGGAGCGGTGTACAATAGGAAGCTGGACGTTGTGACAAGAGGTTTCTCTGGTTACAATACCAGGTGGTGTCTACCGGTGCTGGATGCTGTGCTGGATGCGGAGTTACAAGGTCAAAATGAGGTTGCGCTGAGTGTTATATTCTTTGGATCTAACGACTCCGTTAGCGACGGACCACAGCGGGTACCACTGGAGGAGTATTGCCAAAATATTGTTAAGATGGTTGGTAAGATGAAGGCTGCCAAGATCAAGACTGTGCTGGTTACACCAGCCCGTGTAGACAAACAGCAATGGTCCCATCATTTTGCGGAGGATGCCAAAGTTGGTTATGTCAGATCTGATGCTTTATACAAGGAATACAGAGACCAATTATTGAAGATTGGGGAGCAAGAAGGCATCCCCGTGGTGGATCTGTACACTGAGTTTGGGAAACACGACGTCAGCTCACTACTAACTGATGGTATCCACTTCTCCTCCGAAGGCTACCGTGTATTCTTCCTCGCTTTGATGAAAACAATTAGAGAGAATCTTCCCGAGTTAGCCCCGGAGAACTTGCCATGGCATCTGCCTTATTGGAGGGATGTAACAGAGGATCCTACATCTGTCATAGCCGCACTAAATAAATACTAG
- the ADE2 gene encoding phosphoribosylaminoimidazole carboxylase ADE2 (CAGL0K10340g~Putative phosphoribosylaminoimidazole carboxylase; aminoimidazole ribonucleotide (AIR) carboxylase), with amino-acid sequence MDSRTVGILGGGQLGRMIVEAANRLNIKTLILDAPNSPAKQITNASDHVDGSFANKEDIEALAAKCDVMTVEIEHVDVNALKEVQKQFPKLEIYPTPETIGLIQDKYVQKQHLVKNRIPVVPSITVENSKESLIKTGSSLGYPFVLKSRTLAYDGRGNFVVKSEEDIEKGLEFLANRPLYAEKWASFKKELSVMIIRSLDGRVYSYPIVETIHKNNVCHLCYVPARVPDSVQHKAKLMAENAIKSFPGCGIFGVEMFLLDDDSIVLNEIAPRPHNSGHYTINACVVSQFEAHLRAILDLPMPKNFTSLSTNSTNAIMLNLLGDPETKDKELQICERALNTPGASVYLYGKESKPNRKVGHINIVCSSMKECDKRLQFIMGLKTDPIKHSVMEILNAEEVRKPLVGVIMGSDSDLPVMSAACKMLEQFEVPFEVTIVSAHRTPYRMNKYASEAVSRGIKVIIAGAGGAAHLPGMVAAMTPVPVIGVPVKGSTLDGVDSLHSIVQMPRGVPVATVAINNSTNAGILAVRMLGIHNYDYVKKMEEFLNKQEEEVLQKAAKLESIGYEKYLESK; translated from the coding sequence ATGGACTCTAGAACTGTCGGTATTTTGGGTGGAGGCCAGTTGGGCCGTATGATTGTCGAGGCTGCAAACCGCTTGAATATCAAGACTTTGATACTTGACGCACCAAATTCACCTGCGAAGCAAATTACGAATGCATCTGATCATGTCGATGGATCATTTGCAAATAAGGAGGATATCGAGGCCTTGGCTGCCAAGTGTGATGTTATGACAGTTGAAATCGAGCATGTGGATGTTAATGCATTGAAGGAAGTCCAAAAACAATTCCCCAAATTGGAAATCTACCCTACGCCTGAAACCATTGGTTTGATCCAGGATAAGTATGTGCAAAAACAACATTTAGTTAAGAATAGAATTCCCGTAGTACCGAGCATCACTGTTGAAAATTCGAAGGAATCCTTAATTAAAACAGGATCCTCATTGGGTTACCCATTTGTCTTGAAATCAAGAACATTAGCCTACGATGGAAGAGGCAACTTTGTTGTTAAATCTGAAGAAGACATTGAGAAAGGACTTGAATTTTTGGCGAACAGACCACTATACGCTGAAAAATGGGCTTCCTTTAAGAAGGAATTATCTGTAATGATTATCAGATCATTGGATGGAAGAGTATATTCATACCCTATTGTTGAAACAATTCACAAAAACAATGTGTGCCACTTGTGCTATGTTCCGGCTCGTGTACCAGACTCAGTACAACACAAGGCCAAATTAATGGCGGAAAATGCAATCAAGTCATTCCCAGGTTGTGGTATATTTGGTGTAGAAATGTTTTTGTTGGATGATGACTCTATCGTCTTGAATGAAATTGCACCCAGACCTCATAACTCAGGTCATTACACCATTAATGCTTGTGTTGTATCTCAATTTGAAGCACACTTGAGAGCCATATTAGATTTACCCATGCCCAAGAACTTTACTTCCTTAAGTACTAACTCTACAAATGCTATAATGCTAAACCTATTAGGAGATCCTGAAACTAAAGACAAGGAACTTCAAATATGTGAGAGGGCCTTGAATACGCCTGGCGCATCTGTATACCTATACGGCAAAGAGTCCAAGCCTAACAGAAAGGTCGGTCATATCAATATTGTATGTTCGAGTATGAAGGAATGTGACAAGAGATTACAGTTTATTATGGGTCTAAAAACCGACCCAATTAAGCATTCAGTTATGGAAATTTTAAATGCGGAGGAAGTAAGAAAACCTTTAGTTGGTGTTATAATGGGATCCGATTCTGATTTACCCGTAATGTCAGCAGCTTGTAAAATGTTGGAGCAATTCGAGGTCCCATTTGAGGTCACTATAGTCTCAGCACACAGAACTCCTTACAGAATGAATAAATATGCTTCAGAAGCAGTATCCCGTGGTATTAAAGTTATCATTGCAGGTGCGGGTGGAGCAGCACATCTTCCAGGTATGGTAGCAGCTATGACACCTGTACCAGTTATTGGAGTACCTGTCAAGGGCTCTACTTTAGATGGTGTAGACTCACTACATTCTATTGTTCAAATGCCAAGAGGTGTACCAGTAGCCACAGTAGCCATAAATAACAGCACTAACGCAGGTATTCTGGCTGTTAGGATGTTAGGAATACATAATTATGACTATGTTAAGAAAATGGAggaatttttgaacaaaCAGGAAGAGGAAGTACTTCAGAAAGCAGCCAAACTCGAAAGCATTGGATATGAAAAGTACCTAGAGTCCAAATAG
- the ORT1 gene encoding Ort1p (CAGL0K10362g~Ortholog(s) have L-ornithine transmembrane transporter activity, role in arginine biosynthetic process, mitochondrial ornithine transport and mitochondrial envelope localization): MSGAEETQWLAAAFRDILYGSIAGALGKVIEYPFDTVKVRLQTQGRHVFPDTWSCITYTYKNEGIIKGFFQGIASPLAGAAIENAALFLSYNQCSKFLQHYTNVSDLTNILISGAFAGSCASFVLTPVELIKCKLQVSNLQSLPLGVAGGNTVTERHTRIIPTIQAVIKNRGFIGLWQGQSGTFIRESFGGVAWFATYELMKKYLKSRHNIEDPSLPNDNKTWELLASGASAGLAFNASIFPADTVKSMMQTEHLGLKTAIKKIFVEKGLRGFYRGLGITLIRAIPANATVFYVYETLSKL; the protein is encoded by the coding sequence ATGTCTGGTGCTGAAGAAACACAGTGGCTTGCAGCTGCGTTTCGTGATATACTGTATGGTTCAATAGCGGGTGCTCTGGGTAAAGTTATAGAGTATCCGTTTGATACAGTCAAGGTTAGGTTACAGACGCAAGGGAGACATGTATTTCCAGATACGTGGTCATGCATAACCTATACGTACAAAAACGAAGGCATAATAAAAGGGTTCTTCCAAGGTATAGCGTCGCCACTTGCTGGGGCTGCCATAGAGAATGCTGCGCTATTTCTGTCATATAATCAATGCTCAAAGTTTTTACAGCACTATACAAATGTTTCTGATCtaactaatattttaatttcagGTGCATTTGCTGGTTCGTGTGCCAGTTTTGTGCTGACACCTGTGGAACTGATCAAGTGTAAACTACAAGTGTCAAACTTGCAATCGCTGCCCTTAGGAGTTGCAGGCGGTAATACAGTAACGGAGAGACACACTAGGATAATACCGACAATTCAAGCTGTTATCAAGAATAGAGGGTTCATAGGGCTTTGGCAGGGCCAGTCGGGTACATTCATTAGAGAAAGTTTTGGTGGTGTGGCGTGGTTTGCCACTTATGAGCTCATGAAAAAATACCTTAAGAGTAGACATAATATTGAGGATCCTAGCCTTCCGAATGATAACAAGACTTGGGAACTGTTGGCAAGTGGTGCATCAGCGGGCCTTGCATTCAATGCAAGCATCTTCCCAGCGGACACCGTGAAATCGATGATGCAAACAGAACACCTGGGCTTGAAAACAGCGATCAAAAAGATCTTTGTAGAGAAAGGTCTGAGAGGATTTTATAGAGGTCTAGGCATTACCCTCATCAGAGCTATACCAGCCAATGCTACAGTGTTCTACGTTTACGAAACTTTATCAAAACTTTAA
- the RGA1 gene encoding GTPase-activating protein RGA1 (CAGL0K10318g~Ortholog(s) have GTPase activator activity), translating into MSVSVDSVISGDSKELPVCVKCKEPITTGHAYELGYDRWHIECFACHKCDRLLTCDSDFLVLGTGALICFDCSDSCKSCGKKIDDLAIILSSSNEAYCSDCFKCCKCHENIQDLRYAKTKKGLFCLHCHEKLLAKRRTYDEKKRKLLEKKNLPKIPKITDDDVESPSLNPIMKSRQTDDDMKKSSSSLEIPKRSVNRPRSAIRDAQIMKENGLVKSTSDSIITHYLDVDETKENESKDVIDKSSSRKNSAVSEKQLLSPNRPAHLRKSSLSAPAEEFYTATEFQSPLRNNIIRSPLRDQSQKSPFRGSKTDILLKSPKSHRRGMVLDTDDENSPESFNILDCFDPSDGSSLMAPPIVGSSNHTSLGNSESPRTFPTSLTKELSNDKLRNDKSAVMEGIVNGELDTSSIHSFEGEQDNLKNEDDKGHSQDNVLSKGRIGELNLNSSRLGNSDSDSLYEGSKQYNSSSEILKQNGSLSKPPLNHDRDYNDSDYFYEKEIKREIMRSEMHLRKLRHEVDVYRNKKKKYQKEIDEMKLARKELKLSLDNLQQEWNQLRAQIDESIIDHNDEDLSMISEARGKGTQPELAEVASVARTSNSKPRFWKLFSSSKETVIPPLISQPMQFPMQAVNYGINSTSAMFSLGSNSDDNPLKLDISHPVLKNVNEFDDLKLISLQNTNDQSMANRSSSPITSDGSKLYGSSLAARAQFEGNSIPFIIRACISFIESSDEFLTSEGIYRKSGSQLRIEELEKKFADYPVNKDSVEAPPPRFLEDQDIHTVTGVLKRYLRKLPNPVLTYQVYEPLISLVRDENLIEALPLINSKMTTESKSSERYFFMVETIRKILLNIPESHFDVLRLLSKHVCKVSSYSSINLMTIRNLALIFAPNLLRDYTGMKEIEDMREKDYLMTFLFTYHEEILH; encoded by the coding sequence ATGTCGGTAAGTGTGGACAGTGTGATCAGCGGGGATTCTAAGGAACTCCCCGTTTGCGTCAAGTGCAAAGAGCCCATCACCACTGGGCATGCCTATGAGTTGGGTTACGACAGGTGGCATATAGAGTGTTTTGCGTGTCATAAGTGTGATAGGTTGCTGACGTGCGACAGCGATTTCTTGGTGCTGGGAACCGGGGCTCTTATATGTTTTGATTGTTCAGACTCTTGTAAAAGTTGTGGCAAAAAGATTGATGATCTGGCTATTATACTGTCGTCTTCCAACGAGGCGTACTGTTCTGACTGTTTTAAATGCTGTAAATGTCATGAAAATATACAGGACCTTCGATATGCCAAGACCAAAAAGGGACTATTCTGTCTTCATTGCCATGAGAAACTGCTTGCGAAAAGGAGGACCTACGATGAAAAGAAGCGTAAATTActagagaagaagaatttgcCAAAGATACCAAAGATAACTGACGATGATGTAGAGAGTCCATCTTTAAACCCTATTATGAAGTCAAGACAAACAGATGATGATATGAAAAAAAGCTCTAGCTCATTAGAAATTCCAAAAAGATCAGTCAATAGGCCCAGATCAGCAATTAGAGATGCTCAGATAATGAAGGAAAATGGGTTAGTTAAATCTACGTCGGACTCAATTATTACTCATTACTTGGATGTTGACGAAACAAAGGAGAACGAGAGTAAAGATGTTATTGACAAGTCAAGCTCCAGGAAAAACAGTGCTGTATCAGAGAAGCAATTATTATCTCCTAATAGACCTGCACATCTACGTAAAAGCTCGTTATCTGCTCCAGCAGAAGAATTTTATACAGCAACAGAGTTCCAATCACCTCTtagaaataatattatcagATCACCGCTTCGCGATCAATCTCAGAAGTCACCTTTCAGAGGTAGTAAGACAGATATATTACTTAAGTCTCCTAAATCACATCGTCGAGGTATGGTTCTGGATACCGATGATGAAAATAGCCCTGAATCTTTCAATATATTAGATTGTTTCGATCCTTCGGATGGAAGCAGTTTAATGGCACCACCTATTGTGGGGAGTTCTAATCATACATCTTTAGGTAATTCAGAAAGTCCCAGAACTTTCCCAACTAGCTTGACCAAAGAACTAAGCAATGACAAGCTGAGGAACGACAAATCGGCTGTTATGGAAGGTATTGTCAACGGCGAACTGGATACATCTTCTATTCATTCATTTGAAGGCGAGCAGgacaatttgaaaaatgagGACGATAAGGGTCACTCCCAGGATAACGTTCTTTCGAAAGGAAGAATAGGTGAACTGAATTTGAACTCATCACGTCTTGGAAATTCTGATTCTGATTCCTTATATGAGGGTAGCAAGCAATATAACTCAAGCTCTGAAATTTTAAAACAGAATGGGAGTCTTTCGAAGCCACCTCTAAATCACGACCGTGACTATAATGATTCTGACTACTTTTATGAGAAGGAAATAAAGAGAGAAATTATGCGGTCTGAAATGCATCTGAGAAAACTAAGACATGAAGTTGATGTATATCGgaacaaaaagaagaaataccagaaagaaattgatgaaatgaaGCTTGCTCGAAAAGAGTTGAAATTAAGTCTCGATAATCTTCAACAGGAATGGAATCAGTTAAGAGCTCAAATAGACGAGAGTATTATAGATCAcaatgatgaagatttGTCTATGATTAGTGAGGCTAGAGGAAAAGGAACTCAACCTGAATTAGCTGAAGTTGCTAGTGTAGCAAGAACATCGAATTCGAAGCCCAGGTTCTGGAAActgttttcttcttccaaagaAACTGTTATCCCTCCATTGATATCACAACCTATGCAATTTCCGATGCAAGCTGTTAACTATGGTATAAATTCCACTTCTGCAATGTTCTCGCTTGGCTCCAACTCGGACGATAATCCACTAAAACTGGATATTTCACATCCAGTACTAAAAAATGTtaatgaatttgatgatttgaAGCTGATATCTCTTCAAAACACTAATGATCAATCAATGGCAAACAGATCAAGCTCACCAATCACATCAGATGGCTCTAAATTATATGGTTCTTCTTTAGCTGCCAGAGCTCAATTTGAAGGTAACTCAATTCCTTTTATAATTAGAGCATGTATTAGTTTTATTGAGTCTTCAGATGAATTTTTGACTAGCGAAGGAATATACAGAAAATCCGGATCTCAGTTAAGAATAGAAGAGCTGGAAAAAAAGTTTGCTGATTATCCAGTAAACAAAGATTCTGTTGAAGCACCTCCGCCACGATTCTTAGAGGATCAAGATATACACACAGTTACAGGTGTTTTAAAGCGGTATCTCAGAAAACTTCCTAATCCCGTGCTTACATATCAAGTATATGAACCCCTCATATCACTTGTTAGGGATGAAAATCTGATTGAAGCACTACCATTGATTAACAGCAAAATGACCACCGAATCAAAGAGCTCAGAGAGGTACTTTTTTATGGTTGAGACTATTAGAAAAATATTGCTCAATATACCTGAAAGTCATTTTGATGTTCTGAGGCTATTATCAAAGCATGTATGTAAGGTAAGCTCCTACAGCAGCATTAATTTGATGACTATCAGAAATTTGGCGTTGATATTTGCGCCTAATTTACTACGTGATTACACTGGAATGAAGGAGATTGAAGACATGAGAGAAAAGGACTATTTGATGACATTTCTCTTTACATATCACGAAGAAATTTTGcattaa
- the CAT5 gene encoding putative monooxygenase CAT5 (CAGL0K10274g~Ortholog(s) have 2-octoprenyl-3-methyl-6-methoxy-1,4-benzoquinone hydroxylase activity, role in ubiquinone biosynthetic process and mitochondrial inner membrane localization) has translation MMIRNTVTKSSKRSFSVLSSLKATEQSSSKTKSTKEVKYENLSEAQRAYLSRVIRVDQAGELGANYIYAGQYFILANKYPHLKPVLKHMWEQEIHHHNTFNNLQIKNRVRPSLLTPFWKVGAFAMGAGTALISPRAAMACTEAVETVIGGHYNEQLRCLNNQYNLDKSDNSGVGQTEEVKSLIANIKQFRDDELEHLNTAIEHDSHLAVPYYLLTESIKGICRVAIWGAERI, from the coding sequence ATGATGATCAGAAATACAGTGACTAAGTCTTCGAAGCGTTCATTCTCGGTATTGTCGAGCTTGAAGGCCACAGAACAAAGTAGTAGCAAGACCAAGAGTACCAAGGAAGTAAAATATGAGAATTTATCGGAGGCTCAACGTGCATATCTAAGCCGTGTTATCCGTGTCGACCAAGCAGGTGAATTGGGTGCCAACTATATCTACGCCGGCCAGTATTTTATCCTGGCTAACAAGTATCCACATTTAAAGCCAGTACTAAAACATATGTGGGAACAAGAGATTCACCACCATAACACATTTAACAACCTACAGATAAAGAACAGAGTCAGACCATCATTGCTGACCCCCTTCTGGAAAGTGGGTGCCTTCGCAATGGGGGCTGGTACTGCTCTAATCTCACCAAGAGCTGCAATGGCATGTACAGAGGCTGTCGAAACCGTAATTGGTGGCCACTACAATGAACAGCTACGTTGTTTAAATAACCAGTACAACCTAGACAAGAGCGATAACTCAGGCGTTGGCCAAACCGAAGAAGTTAAGTCCTTAATAGCTAACATTAAGCAGTTCAGAGACGACGAACTAGAACATTTGAATACCGCCATCGAACACGACTCTCACCTTGCAGTCCCATACTATTTACTGACAGAATCCATTAAGGGTATCTGCAGAGTGGCCATCTGGGGTGCTGAGAGAATTTAA